From one Lycium ferocissimum isolate CSIRO_LF1 chromosome 5, AGI_CSIRO_Lferr_CH_V1, whole genome shotgun sequence genomic stretch:
- the LOC132057873 gene encoding putative late blight resistance protein homolog R1B-17: MNEDLGKEFDLAISHLAQKIEPVASKILESTIRIRTSTALPFSQIDSLRCIDLVSENLQRLLDHRIDSIAPVTHHIEVVLAEIKIFKPFHQGKIDQQSERREVLDACNHMTNLFAKFEYVIDTFLVNPSPTWSTQLDDVIEEIKLFKEIVELVHIYKEKKDVTSDCRQTSKPSTPIIDEAVVGLEDQIKILMSRLTGGGAELKIIPIIGMPGIGKTTLAKRIYNNRRTADHFDIQAWCSVSSGHTVSELVQDILISIVDLRDDVYKSKELNSPELLYRRLYRRRYIIVLDEVWNSQIFDELLRCFPDNQNGSRILVTSGQEREDPYFDEPLSVRLLTPEESWELLQVKYNQLRFCNQEESRKPPIPNKNIPAKVGKKIAVKCEGLPLAIVLVAGFLVNIEDDKDWRTFTSETYFDESTEIPISKLTWLWVSEGFVKKDEVKKQEEVAEDYLNDLMGRSLIMEAKRRSNGKLKSCRVHDCLYHFCRKRSIDEIFLQVAWRFKDFSRNTLLVLPRTVIYSSEPRWHRSWPSPLPEGSLFSHVGQLIRVLDLGCIDIGNTFPPEIATLVHLRFLSLKGGMTVIPSSIAKLWNLETFLVKGTQGDIALPDTFFSMTRLRHAHIDNCTFSNSDLPQLECLQTLSTPSLSYDTGNKMRSFLFLHKLRCTFLESWGHSKKSGSSCNEFPVLDFLNQLESLNVIYQGGVLRNCEFNFPSNLKKLTLSKFRLPWVEISAIAALQNLEVLKLLSEAFEGEAWNVSDEEFSKLKLLKLGNLDIMRWNISEDAFPCLEHMVLQKCKQLIEIPSGFGYSCYSLQKIEVFMCGDIVSQSARRMRKFSMKRWRTIISRSSFRTQTGTNKLSVFNRHTHL, translated from the exons atgaatgaagattTGGGCAAAGAATTTGATCTTGCTATATCCCATTTGGCGCAAAAGATTGAGCCTGTGGCATCAAAGATTTTAGAGAGTACTATCAGGATACGAACGTCAACTGCATTGCCCTTTTCCCAGATTGATAGTTTAAGATGTATAGATTTGGTTTCGGAGAATTTGCAGAGGTTGTTGGATCATAGGATTGATTCAATTGCTCCGGTAACACATCACATTGAAGTTGTACTGGCTGagattaaaattttcaaacctTTTCACCAGGGTAAAATTGACCAACAAAGCGAGCGAAGGGAAGTGTTAGATGCTTGCAATCATATGACCAATTTATTTGCCAAATTTGAGTATGTTATTGACACGTTTCTGGTTAATCCTTCTCCCACATGGAGCACTCAGTTAGACGATGTCATTGAAGAAATTAAGCTCTTCAAGGAAATTGTTGAACTTGTGCATATctacaaagaaaaaaaggatgTCACAAGTGATTGTCGACAAACATCAAAACCTAGCACGCCAATCATTGATGAAGCAGTTGTAGGCTTGGAGGATCAGATAAAAATATTAATGTCTCGGCTAACTGGTGGAGGGGCCGAGCTTAAAATAATTCCTATCATTGGAATGCCAGGGATTGGTAAGACAACACTCGCCAAAAGAATTTACAATAACAGAAGAACTGCAGATCACTTTGATATTCAAGCATGGTGTTCTGTTTCTTCTGGACATACGGTGAGTGAGTTGGTGCAAGATATTTTAATTTCTATCGTTGATCTGAGAGATGACGTTTACAAGTCAAAGGAGTTAAATTCTCCTGAACTTTTATACAGACGGTTATATAGGAGAAGATACATTATTGTTTTAGATGAAGTGTGGAATTCTCAAATATTTGATGAGTTGCTTAGGTGTTTTCCAGATAATCAAAATGGAAGTAGAATTCTAGTTACCAGCGGCCAAGAACGTGAGGATCCATATTTTGATGAACCTCTTTCGGTTCGGTTGTTGACTCCGGAAGAAAGTTGGGAGCTTTTACAAGTGAAGTATAATCAGCTTCGCTTCTGTAATCAAGAAGAATCTCGCAAACCCCCAATTCCAAATAAGAACATTCCTGCTAAAGTTGGGAAGAAAATTGCGGTAAAATGTGAAGGGCTACCTCTGGCCATTGTTTTGGTAGCTGGGTTTCTTGTCAATATAGAGGACGACAAAGATTGGCGAACCTTTACTTCAGAAACTTATTTTGAT GAAAGTACAGAAATTCCAATTTCAAAACTAACCTGGTTATGGGTTAGTGAAGGATTTGTAAAGAAAGATGAGGTGAAGAAACAAGAGGAGGTAGCGGAAGATTACCTGAATGATCTTATGGGGAGGAGCCTCATAATGGAAGCcaaaagaagatcaaacggcAAGCTGAAATCGTGTCGCGTTCATGATTGTCTATATCATTTTTGTCGAAAAAGATCTATAGACGAAATCTTCTTGCAAGTGGCTTGGCGGTTTAAAGATTTCTCTCGCAATACACTTCTTGTCCTTCCCCGCACAGTGATATATTCTTCTGAACCCCGTTGGCACCGCTCCTGGCCAAGTCCTCTCCCCGAAGGTAGTCTATTTAGTCACGTCGGTCAGCTTATTAGAGTGTTGGATTTGGGGTGCATCGACATTGGCAATACCTTTCCCCCAGAAATAGCAACACTTGTGCATTTGAGGTTTTTGTCACTTAAAGGTGGCATGACTGTCATTCCCTCTTCAATTGCCAAGCTCTGGAACTTAGAAACTTTCCTTGTGAAAGGAACACAAGGTGACATAGCTTTACCAGATACATTTTTCAGTATGACGAGGTTGAGGCATGCACATATAGATAATTGTACCTTCTCAAATTCCGACTTGCCACAATTGGAATGTTTGCAGACCTTATCCACCCCATCTCTTTCTTATGACACGGGCAACAAAATGAGAAGTTTCCTTTTCCTTCATAAACTAAGGTGCACATTCTTGGAATCTTGGGGTCATTCCAAGAAATCGGGAAGCTCTTGCAATGAATTTCCGGTTTTGGATTTCTTGAATCAGCTGGAATCACTCAATGTAATTTACCAAGGCGGGGTGCTTCGGAATTGTGAATTTAACTTCCCCTCAAACCTTAAGAAATTGACCTTATCAAAGTTTCGGCTACCATGGGTTGAAATTTCTGCAATTGCAGCATTACAAAACCTCGAGGTTTTGAAACTACTCTCAGAAGCCTTTGAGGGAGAAGCGTGGAATGTCAGTGATGAGGAGTTCTCGAAACTCAAGTTATTGAAATTGGGAAATCTGGACATTATGCGTTGGAATATATCAGAGGATGCTTTTCCATGTCTTGAGCATATGGTGTTGCAAAAATGCAAGCAGCTCATTGAGATTCCTTCTGGTTTTGGTTACAGTTGTTATTCCCTGCAAAAGATTGAGGTGTTTATGTGTGGAGACATTGTTTCTCAATCAGCGAGAAGAATGAGGAAATTCAGCATGAAGAGATGGCGAACGATAATTTCAAGGTCATCATTCAGAACCCAAACAGGGACTAACAAGTTGTCTGTCTTTAATCGCCATACTCACTTGTAA